In a single window of the Nocardioides sp. L-11A genome:
- a CDS encoding intradiol ring-cleavage dioxygenase, with product MSHRSHDEHDETDEHDLGLSHDLPKIMARRGLLGLLGGVGAVAALSACGADDTTTPNGTTGQGRPPEDAPPGGMGGDSGVDVAEGEIPEETAGPYPGDGSNGPNVLTESGVVRSDLTSSFGTASGVAEGIPTTVRLRVYDLDGDEVTPLAGAAVYLWHCDREGRYSMYDDEVADENYLRGVQEADADGNLTFTTIFPACYAGRWPHMHFEVYASLAAATGAENKLRTSQLALPEGVCDDVYATEGYEQSVRNLSRLSLDSDNIFSDGYSLQLAKVTGSVEDGYTVTLNVPV from the coding sequence ATGAGCCACCGCAGCCACGACGAGCACGACGAGACCGACGAGCACGACCTGGGGCTGTCCCACGACCTGCCGAAGATCATGGCGCGTCGTGGGCTGCTCGGCCTCCTGGGCGGGGTCGGCGCGGTCGCGGCGCTGAGCGCCTGCGGTGCCGACGACACGACGACGCCGAACGGTACGACGGGCCAGGGCCGGCCGCCCGAGGACGCGCCGCCGGGCGGAATGGGCGGCGACAGCGGGGTCGACGTCGCGGAGGGGGAGATCCCCGAGGAGACCGCGGGCCCGTATCCCGGCGACGGGAGCAACGGACCCAATGTGCTCACCGAGTCCGGTGTCGTGCGCAGCGACCTCACGTCCAGCTTCGGCACAGCCTCCGGTGTCGCCGAGGGGATCCCGACCACCGTCCGGCTGAGGGTCTACGACCTCGACGGTGACGAGGTGACGCCGCTCGCGGGCGCCGCGGTCTACCTGTGGCACTGCGATCGCGAGGGCCGCTACTCGATGTACGACGACGAGGTCGCCGACGAGAACTACCTGCGCGGCGTCCAGGAGGCCGACGCCGACGGGAACCTCACCTTCACCACGATCTTCCCGGCCTGCTACGCGGGCCGCTGGCCGCACATGCACTTCGAGGTCTACGCGAGCCTGGCCGCGGCCACCGGCGCGGAGAACAAGCTGCGAACCTCGCAGCTCGCCCTGCCCGAGGGGGTCTGCGACGACGTCTACGCCACCGAGGGCTATGAGCAGAGCGTGCGGAACCTGTCCCGGCTCAGCCTCGACAGCGACAACATCTTCAGTGACGGCTACTCCCTGCAGCTCGCCAAGGTCACCGGCTCGGTCGAGGACGGCTACACCGTGACCCTGAACGTCCCGGTCTAG
- a CDS encoding MBL fold metallo-hydrolase: MRIEDVRRIEFGSFVRPAAETGTGRPRVEAVHGYVVRTPVGPLLLDTGLGDAGPEAEAWYRPRRLPLEEALGAVGLATGDIAVVVNCHLHFDHVGNNPRFPRVPIVTQRAELATAREVVDYTVPELVDFAGAHYDLLDGEAEIAAGVHVVPTPGHVDGHQSVVVVCEDGSVVLAGQAHDTASAFSADVLAARARALGHEPPLPEPSPWLERILAFDPRRVVFAHDAAVWEP, from the coding sequence ATGCGGATCGAGGACGTGCGGCGCATCGAGTTCGGCTCCTTCGTTCGCCCCGCCGCGGAGACGGGCACCGGCCGGCCGCGCGTCGAGGCCGTCCACGGGTACGTCGTCCGCACCCCCGTCGGCCCGCTCCTGCTCGACACGGGACTCGGCGACGCCGGCCCGGAGGCCGAGGCGTGGTACCGGCCGCGCCGGCTCCCCCTCGAGGAGGCCCTGGGCGCGGTCGGGCTGGCCACCGGCGACATCGCGGTGGTCGTGAACTGTCATCTGCACTTCGACCACGTGGGCAACAACCCCCGGTTCCCGCGGGTCCCCATCGTGACGCAGCGCGCGGAGCTGGCGACGGCCCGCGAGGTCGTCGACTACACGGTGCCGGAGCTCGTCGACTTCGCGGGTGCCCACTACGACCTGCTCGACGGCGAGGCCGAGATCGCGGCGGGCGTGCACGTCGTACCGACACCGGGGCACGTCGACGGCCACCAGTCGGTCGTGGTCGTGTGCGAGGACGGCAGCGTGGTGCTGGCCGGCCAGGCCCACGACACGGCCTCGGCGTTCTCCGCCGACGTGCTGGCCGCGCGGGCCCGGGCGCTCGGGCACGAGCCCCCGCTGCCCGAGCCGAGCCCGTGGCTGGAGCGGATCCTGGCCTTCGATCCGCGGCGCGTCGTGTTCGCCCACGACGCCGCGGTCTGGGAGCCCTGA
- a CDS encoding AMP-binding protein yields the protein MPINHDTNFLEHMPKNCAVQFLDRVEKSADREAFRFPRGDAWESVTWRQAGDRVRRLAAGLLALGLVPEQRVGIASATRYEWILADLAVMCAGGATTTVYPSTGGEDTAYIVGDAECRFVFAEDETQLVKLRDHRAELPALAKVISIDDTLADGDWVISLDQLAELGDAHLAEQPDAVDTVVQAIDPEQLATLIYTSGTTGKPKGVRLLHRTWVFEGEAIKAQDILHEDDLQFLWLPMAHSFGKVLLSTQLACGFATAIDGRVDKIVDNLGVVKPTFMGAAPRIFEKAYARIVTMQAAEGGAKEKIFLRAFEVGRKVDALELAGRSVPLPLRLQHRIFDKLVFSKVRERFGGRVRFFISGSAALNADIAAWFHAAGILILEGYGMTENAAGATVNHPDAYKLGSVGQPFPGTEVRIGEGGEVQLKGPHVMAGYHNRAEATREALTDDGWLRTGDKGELDADGFLTITGRIKELFKTSGGKYIAPPAIEAKFKAICPYVSQFMVFGAERNFVSALITLDPDAIAGWAAENGKEGKDYTALVNDDAVQAMVGEYVDELNTQLNRWETIKKWKLLDHDLSIESGELTPSLKVKRTVVENNNAELIDSFYS from the coding sequence ATGCCCATCAACCACGACACCAATTTCCTGGAGCACATGCCGAAGAACTGCGCGGTGCAGTTCCTCGACCGGGTGGAGAAGAGCGCGGACCGGGAGGCCTTCCGCTTCCCGCGCGGCGACGCCTGGGAGTCGGTGACGTGGCGCCAGGCCGGCGACCGGGTGCGCCGGCTGGCCGCCGGCCTGCTCGCCCTCGGCCTCGTGCCGGAGCAGCGGGTCGGGATCGCCTCGGCCACCCGCTACGAGTGGATCCTCGCGGACCTGGCCGTGATGTGCGCCGGCGGCGCGACCACGACGGTGTACCCGTCGACCGGCGGCGAGGACACGGCGTACATCGTCGGCGACGCCGAGTGCCGGTTCGTCTTCGCGGAGGACGAGACCCAGCTGGTCAAGCTGCGCGACCACCGCGCCGAGCTGCCCGCGCTCGCGAAGGTCATCAGCATCGACGACACCCTGGCCGACGGCGACTGGGTGATCTCCCTCGACCAGCTCGCCGAGCTCGGCGACGCGCACCTGGCCGAGCAGCCGGACGCCGTCGACACCGTGGTGCAGGCCATCGATCCCGAGCAGCTCGCGACGTTGATCTACACCTCGGGCACGACCGGCAAGCCCAAGGGCGTGCGCCTGCTGCACCGCACCTGGGTCTTCGAGGGCGAGGCGATCAAGGCCCAGGACATCCTCCACGAGGACGACCTGCAGTTCCTGTGGCTGCCGATGGCCCACTCCTTCGGCAAGGTGCTGCTCTCCACCCAGCTCGCCTGCGGCTTCGCGACGGCCATCGACGGCCGGGTCGACAAGATCGTCGACAACCTGGGCGTGGTGAAGCCGACCTTCATGGGCGCCGCACCGCGGATCTTCGAGAAGGCCTACGCTCGCATCGTCACGATGCAGGCCGCCGAGGGCGGCGCCAAGGAGAAGATCTTCCTCAGGGCCTTCGAGGTCGGCCGCAAGGTCGATGCGCTCGAGCTGGCCGGCCGATCGGTCCCGTTGCCGCTGCGACTGCAGCACCGGATCTTCGACAAGCTCGTCTTCAGCAAGGTCCGCGAGCGCTTCGGCGGCCGGGTGCGCTTCTTCATCTCCGGCTCGGCCGCGCTCAACGCCGACATCGCGGCCTGGTTCCACGCGGCGGGGATCCTCATCCTCGAGGGCTACGGCATGACCGAGAACGCCGCCGGCGCGACGGTCAACCACCCCGACGCCTACAAGCTCGGCAGTGTCGGCCAGCCGTTCCCCGGCACCGAGGTGCGCATCGGCGAGGGTGGCGAGGTCCAGCTCAAGGGACCGCACGTGATGGCCGGCTACCACAACCGGGCCGAGGCGACGCGGGAGGCACTGACCGACGACGGCTGGCTGCGCACCGGCGACAAGGGCGAGCTCGACGCGGACGGCTTCCTCACGATCACCGGCCGGATCAAGGAGCTCTTCAAGACCTCGGGCGGCAAGTACATCGCCCCGCCGGCCATCGAGGCCAAGTTCAAGGCGATCTGCCCCTACGTCAGCCAGTTCATGGTGTTCGGCGCCGAGCGCAACTTCGTCTCGGCCCTGATCACGCTCGACCCGGACGCCATCGCCGGCTGGGCCGCCGAGAACGGCAAGGAGGGCAAGGACTACACCGCCCTCGTCAACGACGACGCCGTCCAGGCGATGGTCGGGGAGTACGTCGACGAGCTCAACACCCAGCTCAACCGCTGGGAGACCATCAAGAAGTGGAAGCTCCTCGACCACGACCTGAGCATCGAGTCCGGGGAGCTCACGCCGTCGCTGAAGGTGAAGCGCACCGTGGTGGAGAACAACAACGCCGAGCTCATCGACTCCTTCTACTCCTGA
- the lepA gene encoding translation elongation factor 4, which yields MPASAPQPGHTDPAIIRNFCIIAHIDHGKSTLADRMLQLTGVVGEREAKAQYLDRMDIERERGITIKSQAVRMPWTVTADNAAGAEPGTYVLNMIDTPGHVDFTYEVSRSLQACEAAILLVDAAQGIEAQTLANLYLAMGADLHIIPVLNKIDLPSANVEKYAAELANLVGCEPEDVLLTSAKTGVGVEALLNEIVKSVPAPVGDADAPARALIFDSVYDTYRGVVTYVRVVDGELSHRDKIKMMSTGALHEMLEVGVISPEPMKAAKLGVGETGYLITGVKDVRQSRVGDTVTVNGRQAAEPLGGYEHPNPMVFAGLYPIDGDDYPTLRDALEKLQLNDAALTFEPETSGALGFGFRCGFLGLLHMEITRERLEREFNLDLISTAPNVVYEVVMEDGTQFTVTNPSEYPDGKIAEVREPIVDATVLAPADYIGTIMELCQQKRGTLQGMDYLSEDRVEMRYVLPMGEIAFDFFDQLKSKTKGYASLNYEFSGDQAADLVKVDILLQGEPVDAFSAIVHKDAAYSYGVMMAGKLKELIPRQQFEVPIQAAIGARVIARENIRAIRKDVLAKCYGGDITRKRKLLEKQKEGKKRMKMVGRVEVPQEAFVAALSTTGPAGDKPKK from the coding sequence ATGCCAGCCTCCGCCCCGCAGCCGGGTCACACCGACCCCGCGATCATCCGCAACTTCTGCATCATCGCGCACATCGACCACGGCAAGTCGACGCTCGCCGACCGGATGCTGCAGCTGACCGGCGTCGTGGGCGAGCGTGAGGCGAAGGCGCAGTACCTCGACCGGATGGACATCGAGCGCGAGCGCGGCATCACCATCAAGTCCCAGGCCGTGCGGATGCCGTGGACGGTCACGGCTGACAACGCGGCGGGCGCCGAGCCGGGCACCTACGTCCTCAACATGATCGACACGCCCGGCCACGTCGACTTCACCTACGAGGTGTCGCGGTCGCTGCAGGCGTGCGAGGCCGCGATCCTGCTCGTCGACGCCGCGCAGGGCATCGAGGCGCAGACCCTGGCGAACCTGTACCTCGCGATGGGTGCCGACCTGCACATCATCCCGGTGCTCAACAAGATCGACCTGCCCAGCGCCAACGTCGAGAAGTACGCCGCAGAGCTGGCCAACCTCGTCGGCTGCGAGCCCGAGGACGTGCTGCTCACCTCGGCCAAGACCGGCGTGGGCGTCGAGGCGCTGCTCAACGAGATCGTGAAGTCGGTTCCGGCCCCGGTCGGCGACGCCGACGCCCCGGCCCGCGCGCTGATCTTCGACTCGGTCTACGACACCTACCGCGGCGTGGTCACCTACGTCCGGGTCGTCGACGGCGAGCTCTCGCACCGCGACAAGATCAAGATGATGTCGACCGGCGCGCTGCACGAGATGCTCGAGGTCGGCGTGATCAGCCCCGAGCCGATGAAGGCGGCCAAGCTCGGCGTCGGCGAGACCGGCTACCTGATCACCGGCGTGAAGGACGTGCGCCAGTCCCGGGTCGGCGACACGGTCACCGTCAACGGACGCCAGGCGGCCGAGCCGCTGGGCGGCTACGAGCACCCCAACCCGATGGTCTTCGCGGGGCTCTATCCGATCGACGGCGACGACTACCCGACGCTGCGCGATGCGCTGGAGAAGCTCCAGCTCAACGATGCCGCGCTCACCTTCGAGCCGGAGACCTCCGGCGCGCTGGGCTTCGGCTTCCGCTGCGGCTTCCTCGGCCTGCTGCATATGGAGATCACCCGCGAGCGGCTGGAGCGCGAGTTCAACCTCGACCTCATCTCGACCGCGCCCAACGTGGTCTACGAGGTCGTCATGGAGGACGGCACCCAGTTCACGGTCACCAACCCGAGCGAGTACCCCGACGGCAAGATCGCCGAGGTCCGCGAGCCCATCGTCGACGCCACGGTGCTCGCGCCGGCCGACTACATCGGCACGATCATGGAGTTGTGCCAGCAGAAGCGAGGCACCCTGCAGGGCATGGACTACCTGTCCGAGGACCGGGTCGAGATGCGCTACGTGCTGCCGATGGGTGAGATCGCCTTCGACTTCTTCGACCAGCTGAAGTCCAAGACCAAGGGCTACGCCTCGCTCAACTACGAGTTCTCCGGCGATCAGGCCGCCGATCTGGTCAAGGTCGACATCCTGCTCCAGGGTGAGCCGGTCGACGCGTTCTCCGCGATCGTCCACAAGGACGCCGCCTACTCCTACGGCGTGATGATGGCCGGCAAGCTCAAGGAGCTCATCCCCCGGCAGCAGTTCGAGGTGCCGATCCAGGCTGCCATCGGCGCCCGGGTGATCGCGCGGGAGAACATCCGCGCCATCCGCAAGGACGTCCTCGCCAAGTGCTACGGCGGTGACATCACCCGCAAGCGCAAGCTGCTCGAGAAGCAGAAGGAGGGCAAGAAGCGGATGAAGATGGTCGGCCGGGTCGAGGTGCCCCAGGAGGCCTTCGTCGCCGCGCTCTCCACCACCGGCCCGGCGGGCGACAAGCCCAAGAAGTAG
- the hemW gene encoding radical SAM family heme chaperone HemW, with protein sequence MPSALPEGDPVPSDGSLPPSALAELGARPFGFYVHVPFCRVRCGYCDFNTYTAEELGPGVSRSSYADQAVAEVRLARRVLGEHDLPVGTVFLGGGTPTLLPPEDLGRILRAIDDEFGLAAGAEVTTEANPDSVDLGYLERLRSAGFNRLSLGVQSAVPHVLAVLDRTHDPLRVPGVVDAARAAGFEQLSLDLIYGTPGESRDDWEVTLDAALACAPDHVSAYSLIVEDGTALARRVRRGELPMPDDDDLADKYVQADERLGATGLGWYEVSNWARDDAARCRHNLGYWAGADWWGIGPGAHSHVGGVRWWNVKHPAAYAGRLAEGVTPAHAREILDAETRRVERVLLEVRLRTGLAVDVLDADARSALPALAAEGLVEERPDRVVLTRRGRLLADGVVHRLLT encoded by the coding sequence GTGCCGTCCGCCCTGCCCGAAGGCGACCCCGTCCCGAGCGACGGGTCGCTCCCGCCCTCCGCCCTGGCCGAGCTCGGCGCGCGTCCCTTCGGGTTCTACGTGCACGTGCCGTTCTGCCGGGTGCGCTGCGGCTACTGCGACTTCAACACCTATACGGCCGAGGAGCTGGGTCCCGGTGTCTCCCGATCCTCGTACGCCGACCAGGCGGTCGCCGAGGTGCGGCTGGCCCGCCGTGTGCTGGGCGAGCACGACCTCCCGGTCGGCACGGTCTTCCTCGGCGGCGGCACCCCGACGCTGCTGCCGCCCGAGGACCTCGGCCGCATCCTGCGCGCCATCGACGACGAGTTCGGGCTGGCTGCGGGGGCTGAGGTGACGACCGAGGCCAACCCGGACTCGGTCGACCTCGGCTACCTCGAGCGGCTCCGTTCGGCGGGCTTCAACCGGCTGTCCCTGGGGGTCCAGTCCGCCGTGCCGCACGTGCTGGCCGTGCTCGACCGCACCCACGACCCACTGCGGGTGCCCGGAGTCGTCGACGCGGCCCGCGCCGCCGGCTTCGAGCAGCTGAGCCTCGATCTGATCTACGGCACGCCGGGGGAGAGCCGTGACGACTGGGAGGTCACCCTGGACGCGGCGCTGGCCTGCGCGCCGGACCACGTCTCGGCGTACTCCCTGATCGTGGAGGACGGCACCGCCCTGGCCCGGCGGGTGCGCCGCGGCGAGCTGCCGATGCCGGACGACGACGACCTGGCCGACAAGTACGTCCAGGCCGACGAGCGGCTCGGGGCCACCGGGCTGGGCTGGTACGAGGTCTCGAACTGGGCCCGCGACGACGCCGCACGCTGCCGCCACAACCTGGGCTACTGGGCGGGTGCGGACTGGTGGGGGATCGGGCCGGGCGCCCACTCGCACGTCGGCGGGGTGCGCTGGTGGAACGTCAAGCACCCCGCGGCGTACGCCGGCCGGCTGGCCGAGGGCGTGACCCCGGCGCACGCGCGGGAGATCCTCGACGCGGAGACCCGCCGCGTGGAGCGGGTGCTGCTGGAGGTGCGGCTGCGCACCGGCCTCGCTGTCGACGTCTTGGACGCGGACGCGCGATCCGCGCTCCCGGCGCTGGCCGCGGAAGGGCTGGTGGAGGAGCGTCCGGACCGGGTCGTGCTCACCCGGCGCGGCCGGCTGCTCGCGGACGGGGTCGTGCATCGCCTCCTCACCTGA
- a CDS encoding MOSC domain-containing protein: MAFVRTISVGLPRARAWAGIGRTSIDKRPVPGPVAVHPLGIEGDQVSDTRHHGGPDQAVYAYAREDLDFWERELGLPIRDGHFGENLTTEGIDVNALEIGTRLQIGEPGVGILVEAVYVRIPCNDFKGWMGESGYDARAWVRRFAAVARPGPYLRVLETGVIAPGDPVGVAHRPGHGRTIRDMFVALTTDRSRLPDLLEVDGLLPKVRAKAEEFVQRTAGSLPPAEPVA; encoded by the coding sequence ATGGCGTTCGTCCGGACCATCAGCGTCGGCCTGCCGCGCGCGCGTGCGTGGGCCGGTATCGGGCGCACCTCGATCGACAAGCGCCCGGTCCCCGGCCCGGTGGCGGTGCACCCGCTCGGCATCGAGGGCGACCAGGTCTCCGACACCCGCCACCACGGCGGGCCCGACCAGGCGGTGTACGCCTACGCCCGCGAGGACCTCGACTTCTGGGAGCGGGAGCTCGGACTGCCGATCCGCGACGGTCACTTCGGGGAGAACCTCACCACCGAGGGCATCGACGTCAACGCCCTCGAGATCGGCACCCGCCTGCAGATCGGCGAGCCGGGCGTCGGCATCCTCGTCGAGGCGGTCTACGTCCGGATCCCGTGCAACGACTTCAAGGGCTGGATGGGGGAGAGCGGCTACGACGCGCGCGCCTGGGTCAGGAGGTTCGCCGCGGTGGCCCGGCCGGGACCCTATCTGCGGGTCCTGGAGACCGGCGTGATCGCACCGGGCGACCCGGTCGGCGTGGCGCACCGCCCCGGCCACGGCCGGACGATCCGGGACATGTTCGTCGCCCTCACCACCGACCGGAGCCGGCTGCCCGACCTGCTCGAGGTCGACGGCCTGCTGCCGAAGGTCCGTGCGAAAGCCGAAGAATTCGTCCAGCGGACGGCCGGTTCCCTACCCCCCGCGGAGCCTGTGGCTTAG
- a CDS encoding class I SAM-dependent methyltransferase produces MSVAVGVVVSDDGLLVPPGEVPLVVEIDGHYVWSLTPLRDGRPAAGGVLVPWPGVLRPHLSGRGRVRVTDAVGVAVLYDDEVGLGSGEGALAVVDRAGHRLSVDKVGHLTRSFAATDEGVRDEILRGTRRAIDDLREHAGVPAYLNYGALLGAVREGRMLAHDSDTDLCYLSAHTSPADIVLESYRITRAMRARGWRMLRMSGGDVKLLLPLTDGRVCHIDVFAAFHVGDTFFQLGNRSGRLPRSAIEPFSTVALHGHEFPAPRDPEAMLAFLYGPRWRTPDPSFKYADPAAGVRRLDGWLRGFRTDMGRWTELYNGPRRAAIPRGPSAFARWVEPQLGDLPVLDVGAGTGRDALWFARTGRRTGAVDFSRGSLGVIRRGARRRRREVEIDQLILGELRSTLVHGTRLARDPHHLYARHLVDSLDPAALDQLWLLARMALRPGGGRLFLEFATDDVGSPVVPSGVSAEGVRAAIEAAGGVVERLTLGRGEDMFDLPEPAVCRIRAAWPAPDSKELR; encoded by the coding sequence ATGAGCGTCGCCGTCGGGGTCGTCGTCTCCGACGACGGCCTGCTGGTCCCGCCCGGCGAGGTGCCGTTGGTCGTCGAGATCGACGGGCACTACGTCTGGTCGCTGACCCCGCTGCGCGACGGTCGGCCCGCCGCCGGGGGAGTCCTGGTGCCCTGGCCGGGCGTGCTCCGCCCCCATCTCAGCGGCCGCGGCCGGGTCCGGGTGACCGACGCCGTCGGCGTCGCGGTCCTGTACGACGACGAGGTCGGCCTCGGCTCCGGCGAGGGCGCGCTCGCGGTGGTCGACCGGGCCGGCCACCGGCTCAGCGTCGACAAGGTCGGCCACCTGACCCGCTCGTTCGCCGCCACCGACGAGGGCGTGCGCGACGAGATCCTGCGCGGGACCAGGCGCGCGATCGACGACCTGCGCGAGCACGCCGGCGTGCCGGCGTACCTCAACTACGGGGCGCTGCTGGGCGCGGTGCGCGAGGGACGGATGCTCGCGCACGACTCCGACACCGACCTGTGCTATCTCTCGGCGCACACGTCGCCGGCCGACATCGTGTTGGAGTCGTACCGGATCACCCGGGCGATGCGGGCCCGCGGCTGGCGGATGCTGCGGATGTCCGGCGGCGACGTCAAGCTGCTGCTGCCGCTCACCGACGGCCGGGTCTGCCACATCGACGTGTTCGCGGCGTTCCACGTCGGGGACACCTTCTTCCAGCTCGGCAACCGCAGCGGCCGCCTGCCACGGTCGGCGATCGAGCCGTTCTCGACCGTCGCCCTGCACGGGCACGAGTTCCCCGCGCCCCGCGACCCCGAGGCGATGCTGGCCTTCCTCTATGGTCCGCGGTGGCGCACCCCCGACCCCTCCTTCAAGTACGCCGACCCGGCGGCCGGGGTCCGGCGCCTCGACGGCTGGCTGCGTGGCTTCCGCACCGACATGGGGCGCTGGACCGAGCTCTACAACGGCCCCCGGCGTGCCGCCATCCCGCGCGGGCCGTCGGCGTTCGCGCGGTGGGTGGAGCCGCAGCTCGGCGACCTGCCGGTGCTGGACGTCGGTGCCGGAACCGGTCGCGACGCCCTGTGGTTCGCCCGCACGGGGCGTCGTACCGGGGCCGTCGACTTCTCCCGTGGCAGCCTCGGGGTGATCCGCCGTGGCGCCCGGCGCCGGCGGCGGGAGGTCGAGATCGACCAGCTGATCCTCGGCGAGCTCCGCTCCACGCTGGTGCACGGCACCCGGCTGGCCCGCGACCCGCACCACCTCTACGCCCGCCATCTCGTCGACAGCCTCGACCCTGCCGCGCTCGACCAGCTGTGGCTGCTGGCCCGGATGGCGCTGCGTCCCGGCGGCGGGCGGCTGTTCCTGGAGTTCGCGACCGACGACGTGGGGTCGCCGGTCGTCCCCTCCGGGGTCTCGGCCGAGGGGGTCCGGGCGGCGATCGAGGCCGCGGGCGGCGTCGTCGAGCGGCTCACGCTCGGCCGCGGCGAGGACATGTTCGACCTGCCCGAGCCGGCCGTGTGCCGGATCCGCGCCGCCTGGCCGGCACCCGACAGCAAGGAGCTGCGATGA
- a CDS encoding adenylyltransferase/cytidyltransferase family protein — translation MKKSGFPVGAVNGPVIGYVPGAFDLFHVGHLNALRQARQWCDVLVAGVVADEVCVATKGVLPTVPLAERLEIVEAIGIVDAVYAESTADKTDSWRDVGFHRIFKGDDWQGTAKGRRLEERMAALGVEVAYFPYTLQTSSTALRKALAHRASTGASTA, via the coding sequence ATGAAGAAGTCCGGTTTCCCCGTCGGCGCCGTGAACGGCCCGGTGATCGGGTACGTGCCGGGGGCCTTCGATCTGTTCCACGTCGGACACCTCAACGCGCTGCGCCAGGCCCGGCAGTGGTGCGACGTCCTGGTCGCCGGCGTGGTGGCCGACGAGGTGTGCGTCGCGACCAAGGGCGTGCTGCCGACCGTCCCGCTCGCCGAGCGGCTCGAGATCGTCGAGGCGATCGGCATCGTCGACGCCGTCTACGCCGAGAGCACCGCCGACAAGACCGACTCCTGGCGCGACGTCGGCTTCCACCGGATCTTCAAGGGCGACGACTGGCAGGGGACCGCCAAGGGGCGTCGGCTCGAGGAGCGGATGGCCGCGCTCGGCGTCGAGGTCGCGTACTTCCCCTACACGCTGCAGACCTCGTCCACCGCGCTGCGCAAGGCCCTCGCCCACCGCGCCTCCACCGGGGCCTCGACGGCATGA
- a CDS encoding aminoglycoside phosphotransferase family protein has protein sequence MPPVVTVPADLDGRRALGPEWAAWLDRLPAITRSVLDDWELTPEGASWHGFCSLVLPVTTADGVPAALKVGLPDEESEHEHLALQRWGGHGVVRLLRADPGRRALLLERLEREDLTESWDLDACAVVASRYADLHVAPMPQLRSQASYVERWLDGLARDAQDVPIPRRLVEQTLALGRDLVAEPATAVIHGDLHYGNVLRGRRGGEEAWLVIDPKPTNGDPHYELEPMLRDRFDEYAAPGTAGSVRDGIRRRFHALVDAAGLDEARARDWAVVRSVLNAHWAHEDAVRAHRPLDAEEREHVTACITVAKAVQD, from the coding sequence GTGCCTCCCGTCGTCACCGTCCCCGCCGACCTCGACGGCCGGCGTGCGCTCGGGCCGGAGTGGGCCGCCTGGCTCGACCGCCTCCCGGCCATCACCCGGTCCGTCCTCGACGACTGGGAGCTGACGCCGGAGGGCGCGAGCTGGCATGGCTTCTGCTCCCTCGTCCTGCCGGTGACGACCGCCGACGGCGTACCCGCGGCCCTCAAGGTCGGGCTGCCCGACGAGGAGTCCGAGCACGAGCACCTCGCCCTGCAGCGCTGGGGCGGGCACGGCGTGGTCCGGCTGCTCCGCGCCGACCCGGGCCGCCGGGCGCTGCTCCTCGAGCGGCTGGAGCGCGAGGACCTCACCGAGAGCTGGGACCTGGACGCCTGCGCGGTGGTCGCGAGCCGGTACGCCGACCTCCACGTGGCCCCGATGCCGCAGCTGCGATCCCAGGCGTCGTACGTCGAGCGGTGGCTGGACGGGCTCGCCCGCGACGCCCAGGACGTGCCGATCCCGCGGCGGCTGGTCGAGCAGACGCTCGCCCTCGGGCGGGACCTGGTCGCGGAGCCGGCGACGGCGGTGATCCACGGCGACCTGCACTACGGCAATGTGCTGCGCGGCCGGCGCGGCGGCGAGGAGGCCTGGCTGGTCATCGACCCGAAGCCGACCAACGGCGACCCGCACTACGAGCTGGAGCCGATGCTGCGCGACCGGTTCGACGAGTACGCCGCACCGGGGACGGCCGGATCGGTCCGCGACGGCATCCGCCGGCGCTTCCACGCCCTGGTCGATGCCGCCGGACTCGACGAGGCCCGGGCCCGTGACTGGGCGGTGGTCCGCTCGGTGCTCAACGCGCACTGGGCGCACGAGGACGCCGTCCGCGCGCACCGTCCGCTCGACGCCGAGGAGCGGGAGCACGTCACGGCCTGCATCACCGTCGCCAAGGCCGTCCAGGACTGA